Within the Chlorocebus sabaeus isolate Y175 chromosome 19, mChlSab1.0.hap1, whole genome shotgun sequence genome, the region GTCTGTCTGGGTCTTATCCCTTCAGCCCCATAGTCAGGCAGGTGGACTCGTGAAGCTGTGGGCAGCTTTCTCCTCTGAGACGGTGAGTCTCAAGTGTCCAGCTCACCTAGCACTCAGCTCTGGGGCTTGTGACTGCAGCTTGGGACTAGACCCTCATCCTTCCTGAGGTCAGTGTTTAGTGGCCAGGGCTGGGGGATGCTGAGAAAGACTGAGGgcccaggctgggaggcagaagggGAAGGTCCTTCTTGGCGCCCACTTGCCTGTGTCACTGCCCCGGCAGGTGGTGGAGTTGCCTGTGACAGAGCGCCAGATTGAGCGCGAACACCTCATCCAGCTGCGGCGCTGGCAGGAGACCCGGGGTGAGCTGCAGTGCTGCTCCCCGCCCAGGCTGCATGGTGCCAAGGCCATCTTGGATGCAGAACCCGGTCCCCGGCCTGCCCTACAACCTTCACTGTCCATCCGCCTGCCCCCAGATGTCCCCCTCCCTGGCTCCAAAGCCAAGCCCAAGCCACCCAAGCAGGCCCAGAAGGAGCAGCGGAAGCAGACGAAGGCGAGAGGGCAGCTGGAGAAGCCCCCAGCTCCAAATCAAGCCATGGTGGTGGCCGCTGCAGGAGATGCATGTCCCCCACAGCATGTGCCCCCGAAGGACTCAGGCCCCCAGGACTCAGCCCCTCAGGATTCGGCTCCCCAGGTCTCAGCCCACCACTGCTCCCAGGAGAGCCTGACATCCCAAGAGAGTGAGGACACCTATTTGTAACCCTGGCAGCTCAGGCCTCCAGGGCGGGGTCTCCACATACCTACACGGTTCATGAACTGACATTCCATGGCCTGCCCACCCTCTGAGGGCCAAGCCGCCTGGCCACTGGGCTGGAGTCTGGCTGGTCCAACACAgattctgcctgagcctccttatttattttctttacagtgGCACTCGGGCTGGCCCAGCCAGGGCAGGCAGAAGCTAgggcctgggggtggggcctCCTTCAGCCCCCTTCTCCTGGGGGGATGCTCCCCAGGGTTAGGGTGCTGGTGTGAGGGGAAAGGGTGGGGTGTTCTTTGTGTAAAATAGAAACATGGTTTTGTAcagaaataaacagccttgtgtAGATAGCTCGTATACCACCTTGGTCACCTTGGTGCTCAGCATCTCTTCTCTGCCCTACAGAGCccctcctcctgggctccagcccagCACCAGAGTCTCTCTGAGAGGTACCTTTACCAGAGGACATGCCAAGTCCCTGGCCAGCCCCCATTCTTAACCCCCATTTTCACTCACCCCATCCCCACTGCCTTATGTCTACCTTCTGCCACAGATAAGGGACACTAGGGCTGGAGCTCAGTGCTGGGCAGAGCAGGGCGTGCTCCCTAGGCCTCATCCTCACCCACCACCAAGGGGGCAGGGACTCCTAAGGAGGAGGTTTCAGGGTCTTCCTCCTTCAAGGCCTGGCCTGGATGCTACCTCAGGCTCCAGTAAGTTTCTGAGAGCTCATTCTGGGTTGGGGTCAGGGATGGGGCCCAGGGTGGAGCACCATAAATGTCCTTACAGGCTCAGCCCTCAGGGAGAGGGGCGAAGTATGGGTCTTTGATAAAATGCCACCTTCAATTTACTGAACACTTGCCAAGCGCCAGGCTGAACTGGTCGAGTAGGCTtgattagccccattttacagatgaggaaacatgaGCTGAGCGGGAAAGGAACCACCTAGCCTCAGCCAGATTTGCACCAAGAGCCCCTCACTCAGCTTCCTCTCCTGACCAGGGCTGCAGGAGACCTGACTCTGCCCTTGAGGGCCCAGGCAGGCACTGCGGTCACAACCTAATGACTGGTGAGGGCAAGGACAGGGTGTCCCTGGGAGAGGCCCCCCTTCTGCTGAGGAAGCAGCTTTTCCAGTCAAACAATAGCGCTGTTCCTGGCAGATGACCAAgctgggccaggccaggccagagcgggagggggcaggagagggaggagcagaGCCTCCCTGGGAGCTTTCAGGCTTCGCCTGGGCCTGGAACATCCTGTCCTGGTGTAGCTGGGGATACTGAGGCCTAGGGAGGTGAAGGGTCTCAAGAGACTATCAGGGTAGGCCACCCCActtcctgcctccttcccctCAGCCCTGTGGTTTCCCACTCTATCTGCACCTGCCATTGATGAGATGGGCTCAGCCTTTGAGAAGCTCCTCCTTCCCCTAGTCCTCCAGGGGATAGGCCAGGATGTGGTGGCTACACAGTGTTCCACAGGAATGTGTCAAGCCCGAGAGTCCAGGGAGGAGGCTTAACTTGGCTTCCATCTGCCTGTGGTGGGGGCTCCAGAGCAGGCAGAGGGCCTGCTCAGGCCTGCTGGGTCCCAATCAGGCCTGAGGCCTGCTTTAATCTACTTGGTTCAAAGTCTCACATCTGAGGCCTCAGGGTGCTCGGGGCAGACAAGGGTCCCCTGGAGCATTCTTGGCCCTGCATGGAGCCAACATGGACATGCTGATGCCTGCTCAGCCTTGGGGTCTTCTTAGACCTGTGGGGGCCTGATAAGATCTGGGGTGTCTGCCAGTGCTGGGGGCCTCCTTGAACCTGAAGCAACTTTAGATGTGCACAGGCCAGTTAATGGCTGCAGGCTTTGGGGCTCAAGTTTCAGGCTTGAGGTCTGAGTACTCACTGAACCTCAGCTGCATGGGCCTCCCCCACCAAAGTTTGAGCACTGGGCATCACTGGCTCAAGcacttttgggttttgtttgtatCGAGGGACCTCAAGTCTTAGGCCTTGGCCACCTCCAGCCCCCTAACCTAAAGTATGTCGCTCAGGCAGAGGTGGCTAGAATTCTATCTCTGTGTGTCCCTAGTGGGGTGCCTTCTATTTTGAAAGTTGGATGAGAGGAACAAGTGGGGCTACCAGGCCAGGTTTCAACTTGTCAGCCCCCTCGCAAGCAGGGAAGGGTAGGTATCAATCCCAATCTTGTGCTGGCGGCCCTGCCCCCTGCAACCaccagaggcaggagagggaaagGTGCCCGGTGGACGGCGCTGCAAAGCCGACTTATGCCTCTCATCGCTCCAGGGGTTTGGGGCAGCGTTCTGGTCCCAGCCGAGCTCCAGTTCGTTTCGTGGTCCTTCTGTCTTAAGGACCTCAATCATAAAACCCACGTGTGTGCCAGAAGGACAGAAACGTCCCCTAACCTCCTGGAAGATCCCACCCGCTGCGCAGCCGGCGTTCCGCGGGAAGGGCGGAGCCCAGGGATGGGGCGCGTCATGGGCGGGACCTGGAGGAGTCAGACGGGGTGGGGTCTATCCCCGAGCCAGTGCTAAAAAAGGCGGAGGCGTTCGGGGCGGTCTCGGTGTGCTGGAAAGCGGTTCTGGTATTAGGAGGAGGCGTGACCACCCAATAGGCTTTTCTTCCCGCGGGGCGTGGCCGTCAAAGAGCTGGACGCCGCGCCTGGCTGGGCGGGTCAGCCGCGTAGCGGACGGCGTGGACGCGGCCGCGCAGCGGCTCCTTTAAGGCTCGGGCACCACCCCCGCCGCCCCGCCTCCCGCGCGGCCTGGGTCTAGTTGGCGGTGGGGTCGGGTCCGCGCGAGCCGCGATGGAGCTGCACATCCTAGAACACCGGGTGCGGGTGCTGAGCGTCGCCCGTCCGGGTCTCTGGCTCTACACCCACCCGCTCATCAAGCTGCTCTTCCTGCCCCACCGCAGCCGGTGCGCGCCCGGGTTTGGGAGCGCAGATGGGGGCTGGGGGCTCTGCTGTCGCTCCGGGCCAGGGTCGGAGGATTAGGATCGCCGTAAGGCATGCAGGCAGGCGGGCGGGAGCGGGTGGGGAGGGCTCTCCCCTCCGGCCGCCATCCGGCCTGGGGGACCACAGCCTATCCGGCCCCGTGAGGCCCCCTCCGAGGGGCAAAGCGCAAACAGCCTGGGATGGGCAATGCTTAACTCAGTGGTGTCAAATGTGGGCATTCCTACCTGGTCACTCCGGGGAGCTCCTTCCAGGACACCTCCCTTCAGGTCAGAGGGGCTGGACTAGGGGGTCCAAGGTCCGACGCCCCTAAGGCTGTCGCCGCGGGTGTGAACCTCTCCTCCCTCCAGGAGTGGAGGGGTGGAAGGCTCCTGGAGAGGTCGGGAGGCCGGAAAGTAGCCCCCAACCCCGGAGATGGGCCTAACATCCCATTGCCCTGGAAATTAAAGGCCGAGGGGGCAGGAAGGCGCTGGCCCGGGGTCGTGGGGGTGTCTGGGGCAGATGGAGAGACATCCACTCCCGATCCCCAGTTCTCCACACCAAACTGAAgatgctccccacccccaaccaggTGCAAGTTCTTCAGCCTGACGGAGACCCCTGAGGATTACACACTTATGGTGGATGAGGAGGGCTTTAAAGGTGGGGGCTGGTCTGGGGAACGGGAGTACGGGAGGGGCTTGTCGCGCTCCCCTTCTGTAGGGTTCTCACCAGTTGCTGGGATCCGTCCCACGAGCTTAAGCCTTAAAAGCAGATATGTCAGGGTTCGAATCCTACTCCACCACTCCTTGGCTGTGTGCCCTTGAGCAAATCACTTCCCCTGTCTGATCTGTTTTCTCTTATGTAAAATGGGTATAGTTCTGGTTCTGATAAACAGGGTCCCATGAGGGCTTTATAAACTCAAAACCGCTGAAGGGCACTCAGCAGTCTTAGACCTGCAGGAGGGCCTCTGTTATGATTCCAGGCAAGTGCTGCTGTTAGAAGTCCCTGGGTATGATTTCCTCCTGGTCTTATCTCCCTGGTTTGGGTCACCTCCTCCCCTGCTGGTCTGGGAACTCCAGGAGTCCGAGGGAAGCAATGCAGGAGTAGGCAGCCATCTCAGGGGAGGGTCCTGGAGGCCTCCTGGCTGTGCTGGGGTGAATAGCAGCCACCCAGGCCCTGGCCCCTGCTCAGGACTGGACGCCAGCCTGGGCCCTCCCTGGGCCCTGGAGCTGATGCCTAGCTCCTCCTTCTGCTGCTGGCCCGGCCCATCCTCACAGGCTTGGAGTCTCAGGCGAGCTAGCTGGAGCTTGGCCTGTCCCCCTGCTCCACTGCAGACCTTAGTTTCCCTGTTTTTACTTCAGGGAAGTCTGGGTCTGCAAAAGGGGAAAAGGCAGTCCCCCAGCCAACCTGATCTGCGAATGCCCCCTGGTGGTGCCCTGTGGTATAAAGCTTCTGCTAACCCACGGAAGACACGGTAGTGAGGTAGATATTGtcgtcccattttacagatgaggaaactgagactcaaatcATCTGCCCCAGGTCACAAGACAAATTaacaaagctgggatttgaacccaggtctgtctgaatcTGGACCTCTGATCTTAAGTGGGAAGTTTCAATGCCACCAGGCCAGCACTTGAAGCCTTTCTCAGTCTTTGCACACATAGGGACTTCAGGAGCAGAACTGGGGGGAGACAGCCCCAGCTTGCAGACCTGCCCTTACCTTGATGGAGCCctccaaggcacagagagggaaactgaggctcagagagggacagGGGCCAGCCTTGAAAACCCTGACCTGGCATGTCCCCTGCCCACAGAGCTGCCCCCATCTGAGTTTCTGCAAGTAGCTGAGGCCACATGGCTGGTGCTGAACGTGTCGTCTCACAGCGGTGCGGCAGTGCAGGCTGCTGGGGTTACCAAGATCGCCCGCTCGGTCATCGCGCCACTGGCTGAGCACCACGTGTCTGTGCTGATGCTGTCCACTTACCAGACGGACTTCATCCTGGTGAGTTTCCTGCTGGTGCTGATGCAGAACAGGGTGGATATAGGTACCTGGGAGCCCATGTGATGTGCCATCTGCTGTGGCCCAGGTGCGGGAGCAGGACCTGTCCGTGGTGATCCACACGctggcccaggagttcgacattTACCGCGAGGTGGGCGGAGAGCCTGTGCCTGTGACGAGGGATGATTCCAGCAATGGCTTTCCCCGCACTCAGCATGGTGAGGGCCGCCCTCTGACACCTGGACTTAGGCAGGGCCTCCTCTTCCCACTGGATCCCTTCCCTTGTAGACCGCAATGGGGCAGGAGGACCCTGGCCAGTTCCTGGATAATAAGACCCGCCCCTGGCCCACGCCTCTCCCTGGCTGGCCACCAGGGGGCGCCCCAGCCCACGGACACCTTTTCACCTGCTGCTGTCCTCCAGCAGGGCTCAGCCCCACGGTGCATCCCATCCAGAGCCCACAGAACCGCTTCTGTGTCCTCACACTGGACCCTGAGACGCTTCCAGCCATCGCCACCACCCTCATAGATGTCCTCTTCTACTCGCACAGGTAGACCTTGGAACTTCGTCTTTGTCCTCACGCCACTGTTCCCTACACTCTGTCCCCCAACCTTCTACCCATCCATCAGTTTTGCAACTCTCCCTTGTCCTCTCTTGGGATTCCTGGCAGCCCATGACACTCACTTGTGCTTCAGTGATGTTCGGGGAAGGTTCTTGCCCCAAAGCTGGATCTCTTTCCAGTGGTGTCCTCTGAGCTGTGCCCTCGTCTGGCCCTCTAACCTTGGGGTCCTTTGTTTTTGGCACAGGCTGGGTTCATTGTCCTCCCCTATTCCCACCCACACCTTCCAGAGGGCTGGACCCTTGGGCGGGTAGCAGAGACAGCAGAGCCTGCCCAGGCCACCATACCAGCTCCTTCCCAGGGTTCTGGAGGCTGATCCGGGTCCTCCAGCAGGGGCAGTAGGCTGGGTGCCTGGCAGAACCCCTAAACCTCCCATCCCTCCCCAGCACCCCCAAGGAGGCAGCCTCTAGCAGTCCTGAACCCAGCTCCATCACGTTCTTTGCCTTCTCCCTCATCGAGGGTTATATCTCCATTGTCATGGATGctgaaacacagaaaaagtagGTGACCCCTGACCCTGGGtgggccccaggccccagccagtccaggcagggaggaggtggggcATCAGACTTTGAGGTCAGCAGGTGTACCTGTCCCAGAGCTCATGGTCAGGCAGGGGTGGATGGGGGTGCCCTGCCCATCACCCATCTCCCTCCCCAGGTTCCCCAGTGACCTGCTGCTGACCAGCTCCTCAGGGGAGCTGTGGAGGATGGTGCGCATCGGCGGACAGCCCCTGGGCTTTGGTGAGGGCCGTTCCCGGTGTTGGGGGGTTGGGGAGTGTCTGGGGAGCAACCGGCATGTGCCACATGTGCCCCTTCTCCACCACCCTTAGATGAATGTGGCATCGTGGCGCAGATTGCGGGTCCCCTGGCAGCCGCTGACATCTCTGCCTACTACATCAGCACCTTCAACTTCGACCACGCCCTGGTGAGCACcatgggctggggctgggggagctcCTGAGGGGAGAGTGAGGCCCAGAAATGTGGGCGGCCAAAGGTAGTCTCAGCTGGGCCAGGAAGTCAGGGGTGGCCTTGGTCAGCTTCTGTCTTGACCCTTCCCTCCTGCCTACCTGCCCTCAGGTGCCCGAGGACGGTATCGGCAGCGTCATCGAGGTCCTCCAGCGGCGGCAGGAAGGCCTGGCTTCCTGAGTCCCATGGGGAACAGAGCAGCCACCCTGCTCTCCCCTCGACCCAGGCTTCCAAAGACTTCTCTAAAGCTATTTCCTTAAGCTCCAGAATGAGCCCCCTGTTCTGCCGGGGACCCTCATTCTGCTCTCTGTATGTAAGCTGCGTGCGGGCACCGGCTTTTACGCAGACACCTGTGTGCACTCGCTGGTGGAGTGGGCAGGTGCTAGCCTGACTGCGTGTCTGCCCACACAGGGGAACACGGTGCTCGGGGCTTAAGCCCCCAACCCATCACTCCCTGCGCGGCCTCGGCGTTTGCACAGTCCCTGCCTGAGGCCCGAgccacccccctcagccttccTGGGCCAGCTGTCCCCCCGACAGGGCCCTGACCTCTCTTCTGCCTCTGGTGGGGTTGCCTTCCCTGGCCAGGTGAGTCCTGACAGTGCCTCCCGCTCTGGGGCCGCCGAGAAAAGCATTTtgacaatctctctctcttctgtttttattgaCTTGTTAATAAAGGACTTTGTAGTGACTGGGTTGGGCTACAGTCCTTGGGGGTCCTCTGGGTCTGAGTCTTAGCCATGGCTCTACCTCATGGTCCCCTCTATCTGAGGTCTTGGTCTCTCTCTGTGTAGCTGGCTTGGGGCAGGGCTCACCTGGCTTCGCCTCATTCATGTCTCACCACAGCTCAGTAAACTATCACCATTTTCCAGACGAGGAACCGAAGCTTTGAGAGGTGACATGACTTAGCCAAAGTCACATGATTCCCATTCCCATGCCTGCCTTTGAAATCTGGGCTGTTCCCAGATTTCAGAATAGCTTCCAAATAGCCCAGAGGGTTCTGAACTTGGGCAGAGACTCCCAGACCCTCCTATCTGGGGAGTCTCCCAGCCTTCCCTGTCACTGTGGATATGGCCAGCCTGCTACGAAACCCACCAAGGAGGGCCCAAAAGCACTTTCCTTTCTTCCAGCCTGCTGCCTGCTTTCTTCTAGCCCGCTGCCTGCTTTCTTCTGGGCCTTGCCTGAGTTCTGGCTGTCCCTCTCGTTGGCTAAGAGATCAGTCGGTTCTTACCACCAGGGCTCTCCTGGAGTCACTCTTAAGGTTCAGGGCCAGGAGGACAGGACAGGGACCTGGAGGCCACCTGGAGCCCGCTTTGTCCTTGGGGGCCGCCACCCTGCTTGGTGAGGCTGGGATCCTGCCACGGCCTGATGAGGCCCCACAGATGCCCCAGGGAGACTATCGGGTACCCTCAGCCCAGACCCGCCCATGCTCAGGCAGGGAAGAAGGGTGTGACTTCTGTGTACTCAGAGGTCGTGGTGGCTCCTCAGAAAAGCCAGAACAGGGACAGGCCTCTGGCAATGCGCCCGCCCTGCTCCTGGGGACCAGGGGTCTGTGGCCTCGGGCTGCAGATCACAGGAGCCAAGAGCACAGCACAGCCTGGTGAGTGAGCAGCAGGGGCTGCCTGGGCCAGCCCTtccctccagcctcagtttcctcatgtgcatGGAGACCTAGGAGACAGCTCCTTCAGGAACATGGGGAAGGGGGcatttctttggaattttttttttttttttttttttaaatggagtctcgctctgtcacccaggctggagtacagtggcgcaatctcagctcactgcaacctccacctctcgggttcaagagattctcctgtctcaacctcctgaatagctgggattacagcggtCCGCCATgattccaggctaatttttgtatttttagtagagacagggtttcaccacattggccagggtggtcttgaactcctgacctcaagtgatccgcctgccttggcctcccgaagtgccacACCAGGCCAAGTTTGTCTCTTGTTGGGGGGATGAGAGTCCCAGTTCCTCTCTTTTGAGGGTCTGGTGTGGGACCTGGCTTGGGGGATGTCTGGGCTTGAGGTGGGGGCTTCAGAGTCAGGATTCTTGGGGCCGCTTAACCTATAGCTAGCGGGCTCCCAGCCCCTCATCCAGCCCTGGGGGTCTCAccatctgtctgtctgcctgtgaGTCATTGCCTGGTTTGGTGTTCCTGTCACCCCGGCTCACCAAGGGCCTCAGGCCTCTCTTGGGTCCTTTATACCAAGTTCCAGCCTGGCCTCGGCTAGTTCTTGGGGTTGTCTAGGCGGCTGGCCTGGGTGAGGGGCCACAGGCACATCACTGCAGGCTGCTCTGACTCACACACAGGCCTGAGGTCAGTGTGCCCGTGTGTCTCTGCCACATACCCGTGTGTCTGTGTGGAGGATTTTTAGCTCCTAGATAATAGGGTCCTTAGGGGTCACTGGGCCGGCTCTTTGCCTCCAGCAGGCTACAGATAGGGCCATCTTCCTAGGAGTGCTGGGGAGATCATGACAGCAAGCTGGGCTCATGGGCACAGAGCTTGGGAGGTGTCCCAGGGACACACAGGTGAGAAGGTGGGGGGCGCCTTCCAGGAATGTGACCCTGAATCTTACACGCTGCTGATGCTCTGTGTCAGGTCAGACAGACTGACCTTGAGCTCTGTCAGGTTAAGGTGGAGATGCACAGAGCTACCTCATTGTCCCATCCAGGCCCCCAGAGAGTCCTGGGGCACAGAAAGCTGGTCTGGTCAGCCTGGGTCTGGGGTTGGGCTCTATGTGGGTCATTCATAACCGAGGTTGGTGGCACTCTCTGGCACGCAGCCCACATCCTGCACTCTGGTAGCTCTTGGTCACCTGTCCACATCAGCACAGGCTGGGGAGCCGAAGTTCCTGTGTTCATAAAGATGGCAGGAGGTCCCAGGGAGGGGCCTGCCCACAGTCCCTcggggagagggaaggggctCTCAGCCCTCCAACTACCAG harbors:
- the CASTOR1 gene encoding cytosolic arginine sensor for mTORC1 subunit 1 isoform X2, which translates into the protein MELHILEHRVRVLSVARPGLWLYTHPLIKLLFLPHRSRCKFFSLTETPEDYTLMVDEEGFKELPPSEFLQVAEATWLVLNVSSHSGAAVQAAGVTKIARSVIAPLAEHHVSVLMLSTYQTDFILVREQDLSVVIHTLAQEFDIYREVGGEPVPVTRDDSSNGFPRTQHGLSPTVHPIQSPQNRFCVLTLDPETLPAIATTLIDVLFYSHSTPKEAASSSPEPSSITFFAFSLIEGYISIVMDAETQKKFPSDLLLTSSSGELWRMVRIGGQPLGFDECGIVAQIAGPLAAADISAYYISTFNFDHALVPEDGIGSVIEVLQRRQEGLAS
- the CASTOR1 gene encoding cytosolic arginine sensor for mTORC1 subunit 1 isoform X3; amino-acid sequence: MELHILEHRVRVLSVARPGLWLYTHPLIKLLFLPHRSRCKFFSLTETPEDYTLMVDEEGFKELPPSEFLQVAEATWLVLNVSSHSGAAVQAAGVTKIARSVIAPLAEHHVSVLMLSTYQTDFILVREQDLSVVIHTLAQEFDIYREVGGEPVPVTRDDSSNGFPRTQHAGLSPTVHPIQSPQNRFCVLTLDPETLPAIATTLIDVLFYSHRFPSDLLLTSSSGELWRMVRIGGQPLGFDECGIVAQIAGPLAAADISAYYISTFNFDHALVPEDGIGSVIEVLQRRQEGLAS
- the CASTOR1 gene encoding cytosolic arginine sensor for mTORC1 subunit 1 isoform X1, which encodes MELHILEHRVRVLSVARPGLWLYTHPLIKLLFLPHRSRCKFFSLTETPEDYTLMVDEEGFKELPPSEFLQVAEATWLVLNVSSHSGAAVQAAGVTKIARSVIAPLAEHHVSVLMLSTYQTDFILVREQDLSVVIHTLAQEFDIYREVGGEPVPVTRDDSSNGFPRTQHAGLSPTVHPIQSPQNRFCVLTLDPETLPAIATTLIDVLFYSHSTPKEAASSSPEPSSITFFAFSLIEGYISIVMDAETQKKFPSDLLLTSSSGELWRMVRIGGQPLGFDECGIVAQIAGPLAAADISAYYISTFNFDHALVPEDGIGSVIEVLQRRQEGLAS